taacctaacctaaccaaaaaaccaggtgaccgcgaaagtgtataattaccataattttttgcaaaaccgttttttttacgatttaaaacagtaaaactatgagaaattttcattccagctatttctactaattttttttataaatccgccgtaaaatggaacattttgagaccgagATCAtcaaaatccatccatttttcgattttctagagccaacctaacctaaccaaaaaaccaggtgaccgcgaaagtgtataattaccgatttttcatatttttgactaGTATATTGTACAAATTTTGTCCATTTTAACAGATTATTACCTCTTTATGACTACCCAATCCATTTTTGTTTGAGGAACAATTTTAAACTCACAGTAAACCATTAAAGATCTTTTATTGCCACATTTGGCAACGATTTGACAAAAAACTTTATCGACACAAGCCAAACTTCCTAAAAACCAACATAATCCTTGTTATACAACCAAAAGggtgaaaaaaatgaaacaattaatCAACTTCTAACCTTTTTTAACTACCTGCAGGAGGTAATCACTTAGTTGATATTCAGTCGAAGCAAATGCTTTCGACTATATAAAGCAAAACAAAAAGAGAAGATCGGTTTGAAGATACATTCAAAGTATCAAATATTCgggttcaaaaataaatattttcaaatgtaaatttCACTCTCTAATgtctaatttcatattttacttGTACTgtaggaaaaactataattatacTTCCTTCCCATTACATTTGGTTCCTTCCATTTCTctgttttttgattttattatacaaattcaATACTATCTCGGTTTATATTTCTATGACTAtaatattaaacttattttttaattaatattcattGGAAATCGtccgatatatattttttacttataatGAAGAATGCAAATCGAATCCGCGTAAAATTAACAGAAAGCGTTTTAAATTTATCTACTAGTGGATCAAATTCATTTCTCACTTTATCGACTTTTCATTTCCCACAGAAAtaatcttcaatattatttcatattcaattttattcacaCTATCGAATCGTCAtgaaattcttgaaataatAGTTTTCTCTTATGAACGTCTCTGTACTAAAACTGAGACGAATCCAataaagttatagaaaaaaatattttctataacaaaCCATTacgttaaataaataatactgaaattaaatgattatgaaattcttctgtatattagtaaataaaatcGGCAATTATGATAAAAACGATATTATATTCTGATGAGCACATTATAAAGATCCGGTGTGCCTATTTCAAAATTCGCCttgattaataatttctttgttttgctTGGCACTTATTTGCACATATTTTATGTCGATAATCAACATTTGCGCAACAACATAATATGAAAATCCAGGATTACAAGGTTCCTATGAAAATAATCTATTTGACTACAGAATATTCGAAAACAATTAAACGGCTTCTAAAAATAACAAGATCCAGTGAGAAATTGTCACAAAAGATAGGAAATGTCCaacatataaattaatatatcaaatttttagttCTTAAACCTTTCTctatatgtttttcttaaaaaatcgTCTCGATTTAATGtctcttttaataaaatattaattttagacaACACATGAATATTGACGCCCTGTTTCAGTCTTTAGCAAAATAATAACCACAATTATGACTCTTTTAAGTTGTAAATAGTTCAGTATATAAGCGCGCCATCTAgcgaagaaaataaatatcatatgaTCGAATTTGTAGTATAAAACGATCGTCATTAATATACGTCATTCGTCCATGTTTAGTCCACATTTTCGAGACCTCAGTCAACAACAGTACTTTTAGATGGACTTCCAGTGGAGTAAGGGCGTAGCCAAGGAAAAGGTTTTGAGGGTTTTAGCCCCCCACCACCAGAAATAAGCGAAATATTACatgatattatattattacatttgaaTATAGCCTATCACCATCTTTTGACGAGAAGCAAATGTAGTTGCAGCCGAATTAGTAGACGTTGCACACGTTACCGCCATCTCTAGTCGAGTAGTCAAACCAATCCTCCCAAACTATATGTGCAGTGAAGTAACCTACATTGAAACTTATTACTCCCGATATTCTACTGTAGATGTCAGGGTTTGTATGTCGGAATGAAATCTCATTTTTCAGCTTTATAACCTCACTCAATGACCTTATTTCTGAATACCCAGTGAAAAATATCTTTCccaaagataataattatcATAGATTTGTGTAAAGTATTAAAGTGTTAGTAACACCATATGTCGTAACTACAAATAAAATCTGAGTATTTTTAGACCACATAAATTAGAATCAAAAAATGTCAATAGATAGGTAAATTGTTCtagtcatttttaaataaacgttcttttctattttcaaaaagaatatattttcactttacatatattaacaaaacttgtaaatatatttcatttatttattattttcaatcagtTTTTGGTTCATAATTTCGAAGAGAAGGTCTAGCCCTTTTTGGTTAGCTTCTAGGTAATAAGGCAACGATTTCATCCGCTTCAACCAAGCGGCAATATTCGGGTGTTTTGTTTCGTCCAGAGGACAAAACACAGTCCAAGATGTAAGCGATGTAACGAACGAAAAATCGGCCACCGTTAAGTTATCTCCagcaataaatttgtttttatccAAAAATCTTTCAGTTATATTGAAAGCTTCTTCTAGTGCAACTAGTTGCTTCGGCTCAGGATTCTTTGCTCCTTCGAAAATAACTGCtttctacaaaaacaaaaatattgatattcctTATACCTGgcatcatttttttgttatacaaaatgatacattaaaaaacattatcaaTCTAAAATCATGTTACAAAACTGTTCAAATAGATGGAAgggaatttttaatttagttgatGATGCTAATATACtgtagattaaaataaaaagtgatttaGCTAATGTTCATGACCCGTTATCATTGTTTACCAAACAATTAAAAGCTGATATAAAGAGCGTATCTTATTATGATAGAATTTCAATTTAGATTAAATTATCTACTTACCGAAATCATTAAACCTCTTATGAAAAGAATACTAGAATCAAAATGAAGACGGTGGTCAACAATTGCTCTTTGCTTTATGTCTTTTGGATACAAAGAGTCGCTTTCCCCATATTTAGATACGAGGTATGTCATTATAACATGACTATCAATTACTATGAAACCATCGTCATCCAAAACCGGAACAGTATGTTGGGGATTAATCTAAAAAACCGTCGAATAccaaagtatttaaaaaatctttttattcataatagaaTACGTTACACCTcaagcaataaaaaatatttattcttattctCTATATCTCTTGTCAAACTTAAAGCAAACTCTCATATTCGCTTGaggataaaaagaaaaaatattccagCAAACacttttttctcttaaaatgttcaaaaacccAGCTAAAAATAATCAAGCTCACCACATATTATCATGCTCcaaaaatgttgttaatttacagtgggttttgggtttgtagttgcaaataaattgagtccaatcttgatcaatgttcgatttattgaacaggatttcaaagtgcgttcaaataacaataataacggaataacaatttcggagcacgtttttctttcgcctttcttttcgcttgtgtcactattacatgaaactgtcaaaagtacttatcgcctactaatttaataaaatcagaatacattagaatacataattaccaacttggactctatataaaacaaaagtatagtgtgaagtaggatagggtcaaggttgggttgggttcgagtcagctgtcaattgatcaattctcaacaaaaaaatttgaatttagaattttcaagacacaaattttcaaaccaaataggaaaataatgataataatgaaatgtgatttattctaataaaaatttcattattattcattCTTCGTAATACATTTGAAACAGCTACAAGAgagaaaaacattattgaaaacgttAGTCGTACGAAACGTCAAAATCAACTAACCAACCTGTCAGGAgacaaaatctaaaaatttcgTGATGTgaccatagagatattaccaaTCTATAATATCTCTATGGATGTGACATTGAATACTTGATCTAGAGGAATCTGGAAGCATCTAGAATATTTGAGTAAGATCTAGAACATCATATTATGGCCGATACAAATAACCTAAATAAACATTATTCTTTACTATTAGAGTGATAACATTTATCGAGTGAAGGTAAATTggtaaaaaaactcaaaaaagtaaatattatgtattcaatgaatatatttacttattaaCTGCTATTGGGTACTAAGAGTAGttctcaattttgaaaattaacctTCATGTATTATTATTTGTACAGTTTCATGATACGAAacatttatagatatttttatttcaaataattttatgttactggaaaaaaaaaataattatacttttAACGTAAATTGGTATGATTATAATCACATGTCGTGAACTGTAATGTCATAGCAGTTACTGATAGTACAGATTTTTGTTTGTGAGACTCTCTAAAGCTTGATTAATagattatacaaaatattttcctttatttattGCGTccaattcatttttaatttttggatgtTACTGAAAAATGTACCcccaataattatttcaaataataatttatgcaTTATTCCACgcaaacaaatttaaatatgtgatatcattttatatatctacaaaagtataaaattaaaattgaggGCCGAGTTTATCTTGTAagtcataaatataattatcaattattatatttatttaaatggaACAGTTGCATTGTTGCCGTTAATTTAGAGAATATCGATATTAaagaaatgaattattataaaactttttccatGATTTCTTTTACTCATAAGTATCTCTACGACGTAGTTTTAGTTAATCCTGCAATTTTTTTACTATCCCTTTCAATCCTTTCAGGAGATATACAACCCGTTCAATTTTAAGTGTTTGTATTTTTAAGATCTACTCCAACAAGCCATTTCCATCTCTAGAAGACGTTTACTCACTTTTTAGAGATGGGAGCTGAAAAAATACGCGCTAAGAAAATTAGTTAGCATAAATTAGCCTCgtggataaaattattttttaattacaaacacGTGTATTTAAAAAGtcgatatattataatttaaaatacacaattaggagaaaaaaattgtagttttttaatttttaaaaaaaaaattctcatcaattatcaatttttttacatttagaaaaactatATTTCAAAGTATTCACACCGATTAAGAGTCTACTATTCTAATTAGCCGCCTCTTTTGAGGTATAATAACAAACATAAATGGaacgtttcattttttcacaatgaagataatttgaacgaaaatattgaaaaggtCTTTTTCTTTTATGGACCAATTAGACATTCATAAGTCTTTTCGAGAAATAAACCAATAAGATTAATCCTTTtcatacaaataataacaaacgGTTTTGTTTGTGCTCTCCGAAGTCTAAGCCATCAACAAAACAAgtgttgccacaatttaaaagctgaatgtaaaaattgaagtaaCATATCTCCACGCCGGTTCTCATACAACTGATTTTCCGTTCTTTCGGAATCTTGTTCCAGACTACAGCATCTATTCGGTTTGTCCGcagtgttgccacaatttaaaagctgaatgtaaaaattgaactagaaaatgtactagatcgtaccaacttcaaacaaatttaataaaattgtagaaagatgtataaacataagtttaaattgaatttttttttccaaaactgttatagactgtgtcaattattattttaaggatgaaaaatttatataaagtttaccgataaaattaacaatgcagtacaaaaatctcacgatctaaatataaatcaacttggctctctagtttattttattaaacgaaaatataaaataactttatatttgcgaacgcagggaaaatgtattagaagaaaggaaaaatgtactagcgtataaaatacactaaaatgtactaaaattgtacaaGCTCTGGCAACACTGCTCTTCTTTCCAGTGCTACACTTTTATAGCAAACGTTATACAGGGTCGGACAGATTTGCCGAAGCACTTTTACGATAAATGgtttcaaatcaaatttgtttgtcacttttttgagatataaaatttcaaatgcaTCACCTCGATTACCTGACTTACAGATAACGGTTTAACAATACCAAATTCAATGGTAgggattgaaaattatttaaaacaaaaagaacaatAAGTGAATATTCAACTTTATTTATCTACCCTAGTTGCTTAAAGTGAAAACTATTGTGGACTTTTCATTAGAACAAGTTTAAACTTAAACTGTCGTAATTGCTAAAATTCACGAATATCTCTTTGAATTGGTTGCCCCACATTCTCTAATTCAGTGATTCTTTAGTGTCTTAACCTAAACATTTAGTTTAAAGGAGAAATTACgttaaaaatagaacaaaattgtaagaaaaaaatagttgtttGCTATTTGGGTTTGAATTCGTACGTTTAATCTTCATAAAAAACTAATCTAATCAACAAACAGTCGGggcaatattttatattataaggTCGacatttatcattttaattacATCACAATTATCATTGTTATAGTCGATAAATACGAATAATGATTGTAAAAGATAATACCTTGAGATATTCCGGTGACAAATGTTGTCCATTTAAAACATCTACTTCCTTCAAATTCAGTTCAACGCCGATAGCTTTCGCACATAACAACACAGATCTTACGGGGGGGCTAGcaagaatataatataatgtgGGGGCCATTTCTATAATCTGTCGTCTCCAACTTTCGACTGAATTACTCGAATCGGATACGCAATTTATATGTGAACTTTAGCTTGTCCGATATACAGGATGCTCCACGTTGAGGTGAAATAATTTACAGTGTCACCATAGGTAGGAGACGCGTCTTCGGATCACTTAAATAGGTGTCACAAACCACCGTCCCCTTTATAagatttttaagtattttcctatttttttgtaCAGATCTATATAGGgtggataattttttgaaagttctGATTATATCTTACTACTACGGTAGAAAATTTTTACTAATTAATGTGTAATTGTTAGAGTTTAACATTTGcgatttattagttattttttgttattcaaagttgagtttatgaatttaatattttgaaactaaatttattgCTATTTTCGCCGAATATCTATGGAGGTTATTTATAGTTGttgttttgtaataataaaactttttatattccCAATAAAATAACAGTGAAATTTTTCATGGCATGGGTCATTTTGTCCAATAGTTAATACAGtcgataccatttttttagttttcgcGATGATATTATATAGCTTTgttaaataagaataatttggaaattaatattgaaaaagctttattttatttttttttgggatttttATGAGTCGTCTCTATCTATAGAACGAATTCCTGCTTTTATCCGTTTGTATATGCGCCGTGATGTACCGTCATGAAACGAATTCCTGCTATTAGAgtctgaaaaaagaaaaacttcaaatgtcaaattaaaattttctttgtatttaatacttaaattcaaatatattttaatccCGATTGAATAGCTTTACACGAAATTTGGATATTTGATATTTAGGCATGATTATACTTTAACAGTGGAACAAAGAGGGCAGTGAACTGTCCAACTATAAACTTTGGCAGTGACGTATTTTAGAAAAGGTAAGGTTAGCtgtactttaatttttcatcGAAATATTAAACCTACATCGTAATTATTTTACGTAACCGTATCTATTTTCACAACATTTagttttcaatattgaattgaCGAGAATTTAATTCAATAGTTACAGGATCTCACCTGTCCATTTATGATTATTATGAGGTGTATCTGAGTTTTAATATGAGTAAGATTGTTcgtaaaatattaacattttcatTATCCACTTTCAAATATgacaaatgaaatttatttatacaagttTGAACTTTTTGCTCAAGTTTTGcaaatatgatgaaataatGCTCGGTCATTGTAAATAGATtaataatgttttctttttagtCTGAAGATGGCTGTAAAACAGAAAGTAGTAGAGTGCGTAACTCCAACCAATGAGGCACGTTTGCAATTAATACTAAGAGCTCTACAGGCCATATCCCCCGATGATGGATTTCAAGATAAATTTTGTGCACAAATAGTGAAAAGTTTAGGAACGGTCCCCATTCCAACGGATCCAATAAGTTACATGAAATTCATCGAAGACATaaagaaagttgaaaatatattatccaAGGAATGTTCAGATAAAAGACATATATATAAAGCTTTGTTAGACGAAATTTCAAATCTGGATTCACACAGACAATTATCACCAGCGATGTCTATAGTTCTACAACTGATAGACGTATCCACCATACCAAACGCCATCAAATACATATTAAACTGCAATTATCCCGAACAACAATTAGAGAAAGCCTTTTATACACTTTGTATATGGTTGAGACAGTGCACGTGGGTGGATAATTTAGGACCGTTAGTACTCGCTTTCATGAAAGGTTTAGAAGCTGAATATCATTATGATATTTTAACAGAAGTGACCTTAGTAACTATAGAaccattatttaaattattgatgtttccaaagataagaaaaacagtGGGGCCAGTCGTATTGTATATGTTGTCAAGGAATCAACATAATAACCCCCAAATATTCCACAAAGTGATACCTCTTACCGAAACCGTATGTGAAAAATTAGATAAAGAAAGAAGTGATTCCAGTTTACAGTGTTTGAaagaaattgtaaatatatttatgagtTTAATGGAAACTTTTCCTGGATATCCTGATTTGTACCGATCTTTAAATGAAGTTTTGCAACCTTTCTGTGCAACTATAGACTATAAAAAACCTTTACAATTCAAACCTTGGTCGGGTTATACTCCTCAAACTGTAGATAATATGATGCCAGTGGAAAAAGTTGGTTTGAACAATTTGGGAAATACCTGTTACATGAATAGCGTTCTGCAAGCTTTGTTCATGACtaaaatattcagaaatgaAGTTCTACGCCACAACAGGGATGTTTCTcagttattttcaaagttaCAGGCGTTGTTTGTTCTATTGCAATTCTCTAAACGAAATTCTCTATCTCCCAATGATATTCTGCATGTATCAAGACCTCCAGGTTTCTCCTTAGGTCACCAACACGATAGTTCAGAATTTCTGGGATATCTATTGGATACTCTTCacgaacaagaaaaaaatgtaaccAACACAATAGAAAGCTGTTATGGGGGTATGTAAATATGTTTTTgctttattcttttttttttattaatattcttaCCTGATTGACAATTTAGTCCAAAAAGCCGTCGAAGTACAGGAATTAAGAAATTTGTagattaaaaatcaatatttctaaaattgtttGCTGCCGTTTCTGGTATCTTACATcatttactattgaaaaattcttattataatttaataaaatttcatcgtCAATGTCTTTTTGATATCGTAAAGGAAAGTCAAACAGAGATAAGGAATTGTCCTGGAGGAGAATTATCCATGTCAAAACTAACAATTACAGTTGTAGCAAATAAGTAAAATGATAGTTATTAGTAAATATAGGAAATCGagatgttttaaaattatacaattctCTCTATGATCAGTATATAAATGCAATGTGAAGCCATGGAAGAAACCTGCCAAAGTAACCAAACTTCTGGACTAGATGTCTCTTTCTGCTGAGtgttgaatttaatttttttaattttgaacatATTAAACATACAGAGACAAAAGTTTATCTTGTTGGTTTATTATTTgcagtaaacagtgtgttttgaattgaatatcatccacagttccagaaattccttTTGATGTTTTAGTGTAAGgtaatatttttagatgaagGCGCCGTTGCTTTACTTCCAACAAAAGTTCAACAATCTTTTGGTGGTAAAACGATGACAGTGTCAAGATGCGGGGAATGTACTACAACAAGCGAAAGAGTAGATCATTTTAGAGAGCTGCAACTGTCATTTCCCAATCATTCTGATAATCAATCTGTACAGACTTTACTCGATTATTACTTACAACCGGAAAAATTGAGCGGCGATAATCAGTACCACTGTGATATATGTAATCGACTGACGGATGGAGAAAAAGTCACTAAAATCGTTGAGGCACCTGCGAGATTAATATTCACCCTAAAACATTTTAGGTaagtatttattgaaatgttAGTTTAATTTACAAATGCGCTTGTGAGAAAATAACCAATACAGGTGTATTGTCTTTGCAATTGTCCTACTTAGATTTAATCGAAgatttattgaatgtttttacTTATTCTATACTtggaatttttcgaatttgatAAGTAATCAATTTAATAGCtatgatagaaaattttttgaacaactCATCTGTTTTGATAAAGGAAATTCTTTATGTCAGAAGTAAAATTCCCGGTCCCATAGAggaggttcctggatggtttggaCGGGTATTTCAATGGAAGCAAagatacagttttttttttgtattgaaactGGCGGACAATACCCGTCCAAAGCATCGAGCGAGGTCGAGTAAAAAATCTTATTCGATCCCAGGGGAGGgaatactaaatattgataggttaatataaaataaaaaataactaataaagtGGCATATTTTTAGGTACGATCCAACATCACATCAACGTACAAAACTACTACAAACCGTCGTGCTCGACGATCGGCTAACGTTAGATTCTCACATTTACGAATTGTACGCCGCCGTTGTACATTGTGGCTTCAGCGTCGATTCCGGACATTATTACACGTTAGCGAAAGATAAATCGCAATGGTATAAATTCAACGATAGTTGTGTAAGTAAAGCGACTACGGAAGATCTAAAACGATTGAAGCCCCCCGAAACCGCttacatattattttatagtAGACAAGACGTCGACGAACCGGAAAATATATCATCGACAATACTTTCTAATAAATTACAGATAATCTTAGCTAAAGATCAATCTGAATCGGAAACCGAAAAAAGACAACAGTCCAatagatcttttaattttaaacaaaataggAACGACGAACCTCCTCCTCCTAGTTGCGGAGGAGGAGGTTTCTCTACCTCGGGTAATATGTTGGTATGTTAGATtatatctattttgaaaatttattgtaaataaaatttattcgcTTAATTATAGGTATTGTATTTATacacaattaataaaattatctagCTTATTATATAGAAACTATTTATGAATATTCATCTTTATTTTGTTTGCACAACGAAATTCAAATACGTCCgctttcaatttaatttatttccttttatatatataagatttcgaaatttcatagaaaatcgtttctttttatttttcttcgaaTGGATGAAATTATGTGTCGATAACTGATTTAAGTtgtatttgataaatatattacgTTAAAtctgatttcaaaaaatgacttttattAACTCAGTTCGGTGaaaaatttctaacaaaaattggcttttcccCTTTAAATTTACTCAATAAATGGTTCCACTGAAATTTGTACAAGAATAGAATAGAGTCAACATTTTGTCAAAATCTAGCAAACTATATATAATTTCAACTCTACGACCTTGATACAGTGTGATAGGTTCACTATAACTTCTTGCCTTAACCCATTTTGATTTCTTGAATCTCTGTTTTCTCTATATGTCATACCGCATATATTTTCACCTTGTCGTCgttccaattattattaattttttatggtaGAACGTTGCTCACCGGCCACGAGTAAACCTGATGAATGGTAATATGAAAGGTAGTAAAGAATCTTTAAAGGAATTAGAAAGTGAATTTACATTCTTTCCGATAACCAAGCGGTCTGGAACACTAGCTAACGGAAACAGAATAACCCTCATGTAGCTACCAGGGTATATCAGGTAACTAGGAAGCAACAATCGTGTCAAAAAAGGAGCAACGACTCCATATTACGAACTGGAACAATCCCAAAGATCCATTACCATATCAGTTAAAAAGTCTGAGAAACTTCTGGATATGtccaaaaataacatttaactGATGGTATGTCTTCGGATAAATCAATTCCCCGACCTTAAGACGATAAGATTCTAACACCGCGTTTGTCCGGTTCATTTAAGAAAAGGGCTTAGATACCTCGAAGGTTTAGTACTAACACCTTGTGGTTAGGACAAAATCATCCAGAAAAGGAGGCAGTACAATGAGATGTAGAGTCACAAACGAAATATCTTTTAGGTATAGGTATTATGTCACCTCTATAAAAACGTTTTCCCAAGTAATATGAAGagaatccaaaaaaaaacaaactagaaTATTCTGTTGTTgcatttttaaagtttttgtgATAAAAGTATTGTACGATCCGGTGCTCAAAGTAAGGTAGCTCCTATGAGGAGAGTTGAGCTTTAGGACTGTACGATTTACCCCGAAATATTCTCGAAATTCTTCAAAGTAACCTCACAAATTTAAATACTTGTTTAGACGATACTAACCAATCTGTCGTTAACTTATACTTTGTCATGTTCCACATTACCTGATAGTCATTCCAAAAGCGTGTGTTTCGACAAACTTTTGAGGTTCCAGATTGCATGAAATCAATCAGATGCAGATTTAGTTCTCTAGGATTTATGGTTACGCCGAAAGTGGATCCCAACTTAATTTTTCTGCATAACAACATTTGTTGGTAGCTTTTATAGAATtccaatttaatgtttttt
This genomic interval from Diorhabda sublineata isolate icDioSubl1.1 chromosome 7, icDioSubl1.1, whole genome shotgun sequence contains the following:
- the LOC130446770 gene encoding ubiquitin carboxyl-terminal hydrolase 38; translation: MAVKQKVVECVTPTNEARLQLILRALQAISPDDGFQDKFCAQIVKSLGTVPIPTDPISYMKFIEDIKKVENILSKECSDKRHIYKALLDEISNLDSHRQLSPAMSIVLQLIDVSTIPNAIKYILNCNYPEQQLEKAFYTLCIWLRQCTWVDNLGPLVLAFMKGLEAEYHYDILTEVTLVTIEPLFKLLMFPKIRKTVGPVVLYMLSRNQHNNPQIFHKVIPLTETVCEKLDKERSDSSLQCLKEIVNIFMSLMETFPGYPDLYRSLNEVLQPFCATIDYKKPLQFKPWSGYTPQTVDNMMPVEKVGLNNLGNTCYMNSVLQALFMTKIFRNEVLRHNRDVSQLFSKLQALFVLLQFSKRNSLSPNDILHVSRPPGFSLGHQHDSSEFLGYLLDTLHEQEKNVTNTIESCYGDEGAVALLPTKVQQSFGGKTMTVSRCGECTTTSERVDHFRELQLSFPNHSDNQSVQTLLDYYLQPEKLSGDNQYHCDICNRLTDGEKVTKIVEAPARLIFTLKHFRYDPTSHQRTKLLQTVVLDDRLTLDSHIYELYAAVVHCGFSVDSGHYYTLAKDKSQWYKFNDSCVSKATTEDLKRLKPPETAYILFYSRQDVDEPENISSTILSNKLQIILAKDQSESETEKRQQSNRSFNFKQNRNDEPPPPSCGGGGFSTSGNMLVC
- the LOC130446705 gene encoding glutathione S-transferase 1-like codes for the protein MAPTLYYILASPPVRSVLLCAKAIGVELNLKEVDVLNGQHLSPEYLKINPQHTVPVLDDDGFIVIDSHVIMTYLVSKYGESDSLYPKDIKQRAIVDHRLHFDSSILFIRGLMISKAVIFEGAKNPEPKQLVALEEAFNITERFLDKNKFIAGDNLTVADFSFVTSLTSWTVFCPLDETKHPNIAAWLKRMKSLPYYLEANQKGLDLLFEIMNQKLIENNK